The Dehalogenimonas lykanthroporepellens BL-DC-9 genome includes a window with the following:
- a CDS encoding protein of unknown function UPF0150 (PFAM: protein of unknown function UPF0150~KEGG: mac:MA2134 hypothetical protein) — MIREYISAALRRAKYEIIEDEEPYYGEIPELPGVWATGPDLETCRGNLADAADAWILFRLSQGMDLPPIGKTRLKIPRRPKVGAQT; from the coding sequence ATGATCAGAGAATACATATCAGCGGCGTTACGTCGGGCCAAATACGAAATAATCGAGGACGAAGAACCGTATTACGGCGAGATTCCTGAACTGCCCGGCGTATGGGCTACCGGCCCGGATTTGGAAACCTGCCGGGGCAATCTGGCTGACGCCGCGGATGCCTGGATACTGTTCCGTCTCAGCCAGGGAATGGACCTGCCGCCCATCGGCAAAACAAGGCTGAAAATCCCCCGCCGGCCGAAGGTCGGTGCCCAGACTTAG
- a CDS encoding cytotoxic translational repressor (KEGG: pth:PTH_0397 cytotoxic translational repressor) yields the protein MPVVLSEHFVSQYARLPKAIQRKVAKALTLLDADYRHPGLRSHPVQGTDGIFEAYIDDKYRMTFNREGDEFFLRNLDNHDECLKNP from the coding sequence ATGCCGGTAGTCCTGTCGGAGCATTTCGTATCCCAATATGCCCGCCTGCCGAAAGCCATTCAGCGCAAGGTCGCCAAAGCCTTGACTCTGCTGGACGCCGATTATCGCCACCCCGGCCTGCGCAGTCATCCTGTCCAGGGAACTGACGGCATCTTCGAGGCCTATATCGATGACAAGTACCGCATGACATTCAACAGGGAAGGCGATGAGTTTTTCCTGCGCAACTTGGACAATCACGACGAGTGCCTGAAAAACCCCTGA
- a CDS encoding conserved hypothetical protein (KEGG: dal:Dalk_2589 hypothetical protein): MKTNVYIDGFNLYYGALKYTGYKWLNLYEMCRRLFPSDSINKIRYFTARVKPSPHDINAPVRQDIYLRALRTIPEITIFEGRYVQHPTLAAQYPLVYLNHPKKHTALKPSIITKPEFAYMADGCSLPSSSPICTYILKREEKGSDVNLASMLLSDCYEGDFEKAVVISNDSDLCMPIELVMRRCNRPVTVVNPHDKSYQSVHLKNIAGNYLNNINRSVLANSQFPATMRDGIGEFRKPEKW; this comes from the coding sequence ATGAAGACAAATGTTTATATCGATGGGTTCAATCTGTATTACGGTGCTCTGAAGTACACCGGATACAAATGGCTCAATCTTTATGAAATGTGCCGTCGGTTATTTCCGTCAGACTCGATAAACAAGATCAGGTATTTTACCGCCAGGGTCAAACCTTCACCACATGATATTAATGCCCCGGTGCGTCAGGACATTTACCTGAGGGCTTTGAGGACCATCCCTGAAATTACCATTTTTGAAGGCCGTTACGTTCAACACCCAACACTGGCCGCCCAATATCCTCTGGTATATCTTAATCACCCCAAAAAGCACACCGCGCTTAAACCGAGTATTATCACCAAACCTGAATTCGCCTATATGGCAGACGGATGTTCACTACCATCGTCTTCCCCAATTTGCACATATATCCTCAAGAGGGAAGAAAAAGGATCAGACGTCAACCTGGCCTCAATGCTGCTGTCGGATTGTTATGAGGGTGACTTCGAAAAAGCAGTAGTAATCAGCAATGACTCCGACCTCTGTATGCCGATTGAACTGGTGATGCGCCGATGTAATAGACCAGTGACCGTCGTCAACCCGCATGACAAATCTTATCAATCAGTTCATTTGAAAAATATAGCCGGAAATTATCTAAACAATATCAACCGTAGTGTGCTGGCTAACAGTCAATTCCCTGCCACAATGCGCGATGGTATCGGTGAATTCAGAAAACCTGAAAAGTGGTAA
- a CDS encoding transcriptional regulator, AbrB family (KEGG: dhd:Dhaf_0322 transcriptional regulator, AbrB family~TIGRFAM: transcriptional regulator, AbrB family~PFAM: SpoVT/AbrB domain protein): MSELVQIRKKAQITLPLAVRRQLNIEEGDLVDVRVQDGEIVMRLKKAVDKEQAWFWSRRWQEGEAVAEADRAGGRVHRFDDAADAVAFLHQRAGGPQD, from the coding sequence ATGTCGGAACTGGTACAGATACGGAAGAAAGCACAGATAACCCTGCCGCTGGCGGTGCGCCGTCAGCTCAACATAGAGGAAGGCGACCTGGTGGATGTTCGGGTACAGGATGGGGAAATCGTCATGCGCCTGAAAAAGGCGGTGGACAAGGAGCAGGCCTGGTTCTGGAGCCGCCGCTGGCAGGAAGGGGAAGCCGTTGCCGAGGCTGACCGCGCCGGAGGCCGGGTTCACCGATTCGACGATGCCGCTGATGCGGTCGCCTTTCTTCATCAACGCGCCGGCGGTCCTCAGGACTGA
- a CDS encoding hypothetical protein (KEGG: deb:DehaBAV1_1214 hypothetical protein), producing MKKLNKIFSIVLTAAIMTSLLITSAIPVAAADNAWSETKIPGATGMVLAPDMVASGPMAQDADGNLFVAYESDDADLVDDGEQYRLAKSTDGGRTWTSVAVAGAIDAIATAPDDASVVYIAVGNTVYKSTDGGATFVNMASVPDHVENGAYVITAMDVAMAGGSYKVVVGVKDDSGTPWDTAEVFYMDEGQFFNTFTTIGTPSFNTTHDEADVIYDIKLSPDFATDKGIVVLAENLTGSGNQAFVTFNVNGGVWGGQVKAAAIGASTAAEGGAIALPDDFNILTQPAFYVALNETTQGGIYRVVGGALATNTLQLSTSPATNLVSIDVVGNFAAANLIAGSADGNVYVSANAGANWTGTLGTSSQPTGPGSPVLVALAPDFATSGTAYALVTNSGGVYDESGFNRTVDKGVNWNQVSLVDTAITSINAMEVGNGFTWLSTQNSYGAVTGVTAGSFTVTGDSSITGAVAADTAVLTNTAGGTVNATLTLTAGSFTIDVADTGTGSSWVFDGTNYNIVLANAGATATITATADATTFNATISGATFTFAAGTDVDTDVAIVGTAPYAVTLPDAAVAGSPAVAGSFALNVTAGSVVVAGSSGDDATYTVGGPYTINLDTDFPTATVTNNGTVAATGSFTLTTATASVTSPFSLVAGVTASPADITNSIWRMSGGNWERVFFTDVDDSIDLLTLSQDGAALFKGTFGTPGSLLKSMDNGQTWAALMSYPTTGLFSFIALDAQTMLVGGTDAVYKTTNNGFIWENILPSTVTGINNVVALDMAGDAIVAGGDQVIVSTDAGATWTKAVPLPTGLGSADFVQLSEAFASTGIVYITGADGGLFRASADDFNNITPAFAAGDWEQLDAIQATAPIFAHKATVAVGEGVGLVTGIGGPQGMLYALDADGTITRIKCRDARDVDDLFGEVIAPKATTPEFTSASFMRIDAANGANTITVVGDGNEIWSYTDTLGVFGSGFTVDSTTLDSITISWDAVPGAKTYAVAIQAGETPVSNPFKSYDFTTTDPTYTFTELDADTTYFVRAWVVEPVSSFHLGGTTASTIPEAVTTPVSLAPVAGAIGVPVNPSFQWGGVPGATSYTVEVATDATFTNIVKTLTTPIAAVAWDGTSLANNTVYYWRVTATTATGTSAAVESVFTTVAAATPPVTVTTTTQPNITLTQQPAPEQETPGYIWIIIAIGGILTVLVIVLIVRTRRVV from the coding sequence ATGAAAAAGTTAAACAAAATCTTTAGTATCGTGCTGACCGCGGCGATCATGACCAGCTTGCTGATCACCTCCGCCATTCCGGTCGCCGCCGCTGATAATGCCTGGTCTGAGACCAAAATCCCCGGCGCGACCGGTATGGTCTTGGCTCCTGATATGGTAGCCTCCGGTCCCATGGCCCAGGATGCTGACGGCAACCTGTTTGTCGCTTACGAAAGTGACGACGCTGACCTGGTTGATGACGGCGAACAGTATCGCCTGGCCAAATCCACCGACGGCGGCCGCACCTGGACCTCCGTAGCCGTTGCCGGCGCCATTGACGCCATCGCCACCGCTCCGGATGATGCCAGCGTGGTCTACATCGCTGTCGGCAATACCGTCTACAAATCCACTGACGGCGGTGCCACCTTTGTCAATATGGCGTCCGTTCCGGACCATGTTGAAAATGGCGCATACGTCATCACCGCCATGGATGTCGCCATGGCCGGCGGCAGCTACAAAGTGGTTGTCGGTGTAAAGGATGACTCTGGGACACCGTGGGATACCGCCGAGGTCTTCTACATGGATGAAGGCCAGTTCTTCAACACCTTCACCACCATCGGCACTCCCAGCTTCAACACTACTCATGACGAGGCCGATGTAATCTATGACATCAAACTTTCTCCTGACTTCGCCACTGACAAGGGCATCGTTGTCCTGGCTGAGAATCTTACTGGGTCAGGCAACCAAGCTTTTGTAACCTTCAACGTCAACGGTGGCGTTTGGGGTGGTCAGGTCAAAGCTGCTGCTATCGGTGCCAGCACTGCTGCCGAGGGCGGCGCTATCGCTCTGCCTGATGACTTCAATATCCTGACTCAGCCCGCTTTCTACGTGGCTCTTAATGAGACCACTCAAGGCGGTATCTACCGCGTCGTTGGCGGTGCTTTAGCCACCAACACTCTCCAGCTGAGCACCTCTCCTGCTACTAACCTGGTAAGCATTGATGTGGTCGGCAACTTTGCCGCTGCCAACCTCATTGCTGGTTCTGCTGACGGCAACGTCTACGTCAGCGCCAATGCCGGCGCCAACTGGACCGGTACCCTTGGTACTTCCAGCCAACCCACTGGCCCGGGTTCCCCTGTCCTAGTTGCCTTGGCGCCTGACTTCGCTACTAGTGGCACCGCCTATGCCCTGGTTACTAATTCCGGTGGTGTTTATGATGAGTCAGGTTTCAACCGCACCGTTGACAAAGGTGTCAACTGGAACCAGGTAAGCCTGGTAGATACTGCTATCACCTCCATCAACGCGATGGAAGTCGGTAATGGGTTCACCTGGCTGTCTACTCAGAATTCTTATGGCGCAGTTACTGGTGTAACCGCTGGCTCTTTCACTGTTACCGGTGATTCTTCTATTACCGGCGCGGTCGCTGCTGATACTGCAGTATTGACCAATACCGCTGGTGGTACGGTGAATGCTACTCTCACTTTGACTGCTGGTTCCTTCACCATTGACGTTGCTGACACTGGCACCGGTTCTTCATGGGTCTTCGATGGCACCAACTACAATATAGTTCTTGCCAACGCCGGAGCCACTGCTACCATCACCGCTACCGCGGATGCCACCACCTTTAATGCTACCATTAGTGGCGCTACCTTCACCTTTGCCGCCGGCACAGATGTTGATACTGATGTCGCTATCGTCGGTACCGCTCCTTATGCGGTTACTCTGCCTGACGCCGCGGTTGCTGGTTCTCCTGCCGTAGCCGGTTCGTTTGCCTTGAACGTAACAGCCGGTTCGGTTGTTGTGGCAGGCTCGAGTGGTGACGATGCTACCTACACAGTAGGTGGGCCTTATACTATCAACCTGGACACAGACTTCCCCACTGCTACCGTTACCAACAACGGTACTGTTGCGGCAACTGGTTCATTTACCCTGACCACTGCTACGGCTTCTGTTACCAGCCCGTTCTCACTTGTCGCTGGAGTTACTGCTTCCCCCGCTGATATCACCAACTCCATCTGGCGCATGAGTGGCGGTAACTGGGAACGCGTCTTCTTCACTGATGTCGATGACTCCATCGACCTGCTGACCCTGTCACAAGACGGCGCCGCCCTGTTCAAGGGCACCTTTGGAACCCCCGGCAGCCTGCTGAAATCCATGGACAACGGCCAGACCTGGGCCGCCTTGATGTCCTATCCAACTACTGGTTTGTTCTCCTTCATTGCTCTGGATGCCCAAACCATGCTGGTCGGCGGCACTGATGCCGTCTACAAGACCACTAACAACGGCTTTATCTGGGAAAACATACTGCCCAGTACTGTTACTGGCATAAATAACGTGGTTGCTCTGGACATGGCCGGCGATGCCATCGTGGCCGGTGGTGACCAGGTTATCGTGTCCACTGACGCGGGTGCTACCTGGACTAAAGCAGTCCCGCTGCCCACCGGACTTGGCAGTGCTGACTTTGTTCAGCTGAGCGAAGCCTTTGCTTCTACCGGTATTGTCTACATCACCGGTGCTGACGGCGGACTGTTCCGCGCCAGCGCTGATGACTTCAACAACATCACTCCTGCCTTTGCAGCCGGTGACTGGGAACAGCTGGATGCCATTCAGGCCACAGCTCCCATCTTTGCCCACAAAGCCACCGTTGCCGTTGGCGAAGGCGTCGGCCTGGTAACCGGCATCGGCGGTCCGCAGGGCATGCTGTATGCTTTGGATGCTGATGGAACCATCACCCGCATCAAATGCCGCGATGCCCGCGATGTTGATGACTTGTTTGGTGAGGTAATCGCACCCAAGGCCACCACTCCTGAATTCACCAGCGCTTCGTTCATGCGCATTGACGCCGCAAACGGCGCCAATACTATCACTGTAGTCGGCGATGGCAACGAAATCTGGAGTTACACGGATACCCTGGGCGTCTTCGGCAGTGGATTCACCGTTGACAGCACTACCCTTGATTCCATCACCATTAGCTGGGATGCGGTTCCCGGCGCCAAGACCTATGCCGTAGCCATCCAGGCCGGCGAGACTCCGGTCTCCAACCCCTTCAAGAGCTACGACTTTACCACCACTGATCCCACCTACACCTTCACCGAACTGGACGCTGATACCACCTACTTTGTCCGCGCCTGGGTTGTCGAACCGGTATCCAGCTTCCATCTGGGCGGCACAACCGCTTCCACTATCCCTGAAGCGGTCACCACTCCTGTCAGCCTGGCTCCGGTTGCCGGTGCCATCGGTGTCCCGGTTAACCCGTCCTTCCAATGGGGCGGCGTACCCGGCGCTACCAGCTACACTGTAGAAGTTGCCACTGATGCCACTTTCACCAACATCGTCAAGACCCTCACCACCCCCATTGCCGCTGTTGCCTGGGACGGCACTTCTCTGGCTAACAACACCGTGTACTACTGGCGCGTGACCGCCACCACCGCGACCGGCACTTCGGCCGCCGTGGAGAGCGTATTCACCACCGTAGCCGCAGCCACTCCTCCGGTCACCGTGACCACCACCACCCAACCCAACATCACGCTGACCCAACAGCCGGCTCCTGAGCAGGAGACCCCCGGCTACATCTGGATAATCATAGCCATCGGCGGTATTCTGACCGTCCTGGTGATTGTCCTGATTGTCCGTACCCGCCGCGTAGTGTAA
- a CDS encoding YcfA family protein (KEGG: mar:MAE_31920 hypothetical protein~manually curated~PFAM: YcfA family protein) yields the protein MPRLSPVSWKELVKRLGELGFAGPTSRGRHPVMKKDNLSLIIPNPHRRQISVDLLSRLLRQAGISHDEWLGS from the coding sequence GTGCCCAGACTTAGCCCGGTTTCCTGGAAGGAACTGGTGAAGCGTCTGGGTGAACTGGGCTTCGCCGGGCCAACGTCCCGTGGCCGGCATCCGGTTATGAAAAAGGACAATCTATCCTTAATAATACCTAACCCCCATCGCCGTCAAATCAGCGTTGACCTTTTATCCCGCTTGTTGCGTCAGGCTGGCATCAGCCATGATGAGTGGCTGGGATCATAA